The region gagatcgtcggccggcgcgggcttgggcgtcggcaccggcgcgcccggcgccgctgcaaGCGCGGCAGCCTTGGCGCCGTGACCCAGCCgctgcgagcggcgcacgctcgtgctcggctTGGTCACGGTCATCGACAGGAGCGGGCGCACCCGCTGGGGTGCCTGACTCGCCATGGTAGTGCGTCGAACTCTATGTGGAGGTGATCGACGACTCCGTCGTGCGGGCTGCTACTGTGTCTGGGGACCGTATCCGCGCAGCTTCTCGGCAAAGTCCCACGAGGTCGGCACGCTGATCGGCTCGCCGATCGTGACGCCATCTTTGGTCGCGGTCGCGATTTGGAACTGCGTCAGTGGGACAAACGTACCCTGTTCAggctgcgtgcgtcgcgatAGACTGGGTCAGCTAGGAAGGATACGTACATAGCACGCGCATGCAGTCCTTGAGAatctcgcgcgcctcgtcctcggtgAGCGTATCTTCCCGCCCCTCGACCGCCTTGCGGAGCATCGGtgcggcgaggtgcaggcCAAAGCCGGTGGCGATCGTGCTGTTCTGGTAggtcgtgccgagcaggtcgacgtaGCCGAGGAACGGCTTCGAGGTCGCGGCGTCGTACCCtccgagcacgagcgcgttCCAGAGCGGGTCCATCTTGGAGCGGCGGCCGTACAtggtgcgcgcgaggtAGGCGTACacctgcggcggcgtgaGCGAGTGCCCGTCACCTGCATGCGACTCCTCTGCAATGACCTTGGACAGCATATGCTTGATGTTCTGCCAGTCGCTCAtgtcgccgctcgcgccgatCACGACGTTCGTGCCGACCTtttcgaggcgctcaatGTTCATGAAACGCGCCAGCGAGCCGTACGACGCAAGCGTGTCCGTCGCAAGCATCACGCCGTCCTTGTActgcaggccgagcaccgAGGTACCGGTCACGATCGGTTGTCTGGTGAGCAAAGCGGCAACGTACTGTGTCtgctgccgcgcgtcgTCAAACGCATCAACAggccggcgctgcgcgccatTCATGTCCCATACACTGCTACGCGAGGACACTTGGTCcaccgccggcgtcgagctccagcTCTGGCCGGGATACGCGTACATCGTCAGGGTGCtccaagcgccgccgcgctgacGACGCTTTGGTCACGTGTCGATCAGGTTGGGATCTATGCACTACAGACCCAGCGTCCGCGCACGGctgccgggcgcggcgctgctttcgcgcaggcgcgcgggcgtcgaggagcgcggcacggcctcggggccgacgctcgcgcggaACGAGTCGTTGGCCGACGGCTTCGAGGtgctgccgcggcgcagcgactcgaggcggtcgcgcagcgacgcggtaTTCTCGTCGATCCACTTGAGgctgccgaggtgcgcgttGAGAATCGCCGAGATCTGCGTGATCGGGTCGTCGTTGCCTgcgcccgagtcgcgcgcgctgacgcgcagcgagttgagcgcgccgggcgtggCCTCGGTGGTGCGTGTggtacgcgcgccgctggggGCAGACAGCTGGTTCACCTCGTCGATCATCGACACGAGGTTGCGCGACatgtcgtcgagctgcgcattGAGgttctcggcgagcgtaTACGTCTTTTCGCGCTCCACATCGGCCACGCCGACGTCCACACCGCGGTTCGCGCCAGCACTCGCCAGGATATcttggcgctgcgcctcgtaggtatccagcagcgcattcAGCTCGGTCTGCTGCTGCTCCACATAGTCGAGCGTCTGGTCAATGGAGCCTTGGCGCTCCTCCGCTTGCGCAATACTCGCCATGAGCCGCGAGATCTCGTCGCCACCTTTGAGCAGCACACGGTCCCACGCAGCGACCTCGCCGGCCTGCCGACTAAACTCTTTCACGCTGGAATCCAGCTCGGACTGCCACATCTTGACAATCTCCTCGATGCTCTtgccacgcagcagcgacggcgcggccgcggggggcttggcggcctcggcaggcTTTGCACCGGCGGCCTTTTCGTCAGGCTTGGAAAGCGAAAAGCCAGCGGGCTTGGGAGCCTCGGCGGGCTTCTCGGCGGGCTTCtggccaaagagcgcgccggcagGCTTGGGGGGCTCGGCGGCTTTTTCGTCGGGCTTTTGGCCAAAGAGCGCACCGGCGGGCTTGGGGGCCTCGGCAGGCTTGGCCGCATTGCCGAACGAGAAGCCGCCAGCGGGCTTGGGGGGCTCCGCAGGCTTGTCGGCAGGCTTGTCGTTGCCGAACGAAAAGCCGCCAGCGGGCTTGGGGGCCTCGGCAGGCTTCTCGGCGGGCTTGGAGCCGAACGAaaagccgccgccggcagGCTTGGGCGCCTCCGCAGGCTTCTCCGCAGGCTTGGCCCCAAACGAAaagccgccggcggcaggCTTGGGGGCCTCCGCAGGCTTGTCCGCCGGCTTATCCGCGGGCTTGTCGTTGCCAAACGAGAATCCGCCGGCGGGCTTGGGGGCTTCCGCAGGCTTgtccgccggcgcgccgccgaacgAAAAGCCGCCTGCCGGCTTGTCGGCAGGCTTGCCGAGCGAAAAGCCGGCGTTGGCCTTGGACGCATCCGCGGGCTTGTCGGCACCCGGGTTACCCCCAAACGAGAAGCCGCCCGCGGGCTTGGTTGCCTCGGCGGGCTTGTctgccggcggcgcaccgccgaaCGAGAAGCCGCCTGCCGGCttgggcgccgcggcaggctgcgcggcgggctgcgccgcaggctgTGCGCCGCCAAACGAGAATCCGCCTGCCGGCTTGGCCTCTGCCGGCTGGGCCGCAGGTTGTGCGCCGCCAAACGAGAAGCCGCCCGCCGGTTTGGTCTCTGCTGGCTTGCCCGCCGGCTGTGTGCTTCCAAACGCAAAGCCGCCTGCTTTCGGTGCCTCGGCGGGCTTCTCTGCCGGCTTTCCGAACGAAAATCCGCCCGTGCTCGCCGGTGGTGCGGCCggtgtcgagctcgcgccgcccagcgcaAAGCCCGCCGGCTTTTCCTGGGGCTTGCCAAAAGCAAAagacggcgcgcctgctgccgGTGTGCTGGACGTATTTTCCTGGGGCTTGGCACCCTGCCCCCCAAACGAGAATCCGCCCGGCTTGCTGCCGAACAGGTTCGTCGGCGGCTggctcgccggcgtcgtcgtcggtcCTCCGAACGGTGCCGGAGTCGATCCTGTGCTACccggctgcggcgtgctctGTGCCGGCTGTCCGAACGAAAAAGGCTTGCTGCCTCCTTGGGCACCCTGAGCGTCTATGTCAGCCTCTCCACGTACTCTGCCCAGGGGTGCCAAACGAGAATCCACCGCCGCCAAACGCCGACATGGACACGCTTGGACCAGGagagagcgccgcgacccgCGATAATCACGTGATCTACGCCAGAGAAAGTTTGCGCTGCTTTTTTGTGGCTGCTCAGCAACGACGTATGCCTGGGCGGAACGCGATTCCTGTGCGGGGCACTGGTGGCCCCAGTCGTGCACAGGGCCGTGACAACGCGGTCAACCAAccctggcgcagcagccTGGATCTGGTCTGGTCGTATTCGCGCTCGCAGGCGTACTTTGGAGATAACATCaccacctcgccgagctttGTCGAGCGGCACTGGCGCGGCCGTGTGCCCGAGGGCCAGGGCGACATtgagagcgacgcgacgccgctcaCCAGTGCCGACTCTGCGACGGAGGACGAGACGTCCGCGGACAATGTCGAGTCGAGCGATGACGAGGACGCAGCGCTGCACGCCCGCGTGCGCGATCGCGGCGCGacctcgctcgagacgcaAAAGTACTGGCACACGCTCGAACCCGAAGGGGACCTCGACCACATCGAGACGGTGCGGGGCCGTCCCGGCTATGCGGACCGCAACCACAACGCGCGGGCGTTTGTCAAGCGCCCCGCGTCGAACCGGAGCCACCACAGCgggcgcaaggccgagaaCGAGTACGACGAGGGCCtcagcgacggcgacgtgggCGAGGACTCGAGTCGCAGCCGCAGCCGCAGTCCTaagcggctcggcggcgagacgCCCAAGGGCCAGCGCCTCCTGATGCCCTATGGCAAGgaccgcgcgccgagccggccACCGCGCGACTCGTCGCCGTACGGCGCACGGAAGCGGTCGCGGTCGCAGTACCGTACGCAGctacgcgccgccgcgccgcacctgCGCGACCCGTATCATGTggacgagcgtgcgccgctgctgcgcggccgcacggcgcagccggcgtACAGCACgagcagccgcggcgcgtcgccgccggagGAGCAGGATGCGGAGCACGGCAAGAGCACGTTCTGGCAGACGTGGTTCAACGCGGTGAatgtgctcgtcggcgtgaGCATTCTCTCGATGCCGCTCGCCTTTGCGTGTGCTGgctggctcggcggcacgctcctctTTTTAGCGTGTGGCTGGCTGACCAACTACAGCGGCAAGGTGCTCGCGGGGAtcctcgcgcaccagcCGCACCTGCATACCTACGCCGACATTGGCAGCTTCACCTTTGGCCCGATGATGCGCACCTACATCAGCTTCCTCTTCTGCTTCGAGATGTGGATGGTGAGCGTTGCGCTGCTCATCCTCATGGGCGACAGCATGACGGCGCTGATCTATGGTGCGGATGAGCAAGGGCACGGCATGGCGAACATGCTGCTCAAAATTGCGGGAACGGTCGTGGTGCTGCCCACGCTCTTCCTCCCCCTCAAGCTCCTCTCGCCCATCTCGCTGGTGGGCATTGTGAGCATTCTTTTTTTGATTGTTGTGATCGTCACCGACGGTCTGTACAAGGCGCATGCGCCTGGTTCTCTATGGGacccgagcgcgacgattACCATGCCCAACTGGCCGAAGCTGCCGCTAGCCTTTGGCCTGATGATGGCTGGGTTCTCGTCGCATCCCGTTATACCCTCTTTGTACCGCGACATGCGCGATCCGACGCAGTTCAACCGCATGCTCGATTTGGCCTACTTGACGACGGCGACCATGtacctcctcgtcggcgtcgtgggcTACCTCATGTTTGGCGGCGCCGTGTCGGACGAAGTGACGCGCGACCTCGCCACGACGCAAGGCTTTCCCTACCTGATGACCTTTGCGGCGGTCGTTCTAATGACCATCAATCCGATGACCAAGTTTGCGCtagcgctgcgcccggtCAACTCGATGCTCGAAAAGTGCTTTGGCGTGCtggacggcgtcgcgctcccCGCGACcccgtcgccggccgccgacgacgaggggCACCAGAGCCTGATCCAGAGCATGTCGGGCGTCCAGGAAATGGCTGAGCGCGACATGGACGGCACGATCGCCAAGACACGCTCCGCCCACCCGGCGCTGTTCGCCGGCGCGATCCGCGTCGCGATGGCCGCCACGGTGCTCTTTACTGCGATCGTCGTCCCgagcctcgagcgcatcatGGGCTTCCTCGGCGCGTTTCTCACCTTCAACTCGTGCATCTTTGGGCCGCTGCTGGCGAATATGGTGCTGAACCGCACCGAAATGCCGCAGTGgctcctgctgcgcgacctgtTTATCCTCGCCGCGACCTTTGTTCTGGCGGTGATGGGAACACTTAGCTCCCTCATTCCTACCGTATAGTATGTATAGCACCACTAGGGTTTTGGAGACAACAGCTAGCCTACGAAAGTACGGCGGGGGGCTCGTGGTGCACGCCGTCGGCTTTGTCGCTCGACGGAATGTTGAACCACGCCTGCATCGTctgcagcggcgacgcaaGCAGCGGCGAGCCGGCATCGATCGGCGAGAGGTGCACATGCGTCTCGGCAGTGTTAGTCGCgaccgactcggacgaggcaCTCGACGACCCGGGCGACGCAcggccgctcggcatcgtgcGCGGGCCTTGCACAGGCAGCAGCACACGCTCGGGGCGcgcgggctcgggcgcatcgACGCCCCACGCCTTGttcgcctgcgccacgcgGTCGGCCGCAGCCGACCGCAGactgcgctcgcgctcgagcttgacgagcgccgcgccgggcgagcCGTCGTTGACGAGACTCGCGTCCTCGGCCCAGGTAATctcggtcgaggcggtAGCGTTCGAGTTGTGCTTCcagctgcgcggcaggTCGTTCGAcatgcgcgccgacgcggggaacgaggagcgcgacgagctcgatggGGCGTACGtgccgtgcggcggcgcggcaggcaCAAGGTgcatgccgagcggcgacggcgtccgcggcgcgtacggctgctcggccggcgccacATGCACCGGCACGGGGGGCACGGAGAGCATGCCGGGCatcgcgtgcgcagccgtgctcggcgcagcgctgtgcgcctcgctcgaggagccGTGCGCCGTGGCGAACTCGACCTCGCCAAACAGGCCGCTGTCGTGCCCCGCGGAGGAGGCAGGGACGTGGCGGGGGTCGTCGGGGCCGAGCCAGCTCTCGAGCGTCGTCTCCGCAGCAAACTGGGGGCGGATCGAAGggatgcgcacgagcgagcTCTCGCGCTCCATGTAGGGGTTCACAAGGTCCTCGCCGGACGCGTGCGAGTACGCCGACTGGACCGTCGActgcgtcgcggtgcgctggagcGGCGCCGTCTTGAGCGCCGGGAGCTCGGGCACTtcgtcctcgacctcgtTCGGCGAGCCCGCGTTCAGACTCGTCTCTTGCCACGCAGCGATGCGTGCCTGGAGGAACGCCTCGCGGTCCTCTGGCTCgcggggcggcgcaaggaccgccggcgctggcaccgccggcgctggcACAGGGACATCGGCCGTCTGGGGCTCGGCCATGTACGTCGTCTCCGGCTCGGGGTAGTACTCGTCCCAGTCCACGCGGGGCGAAGAGGCATAGGAGCTCGAGTCGTACTGGAAGCGCGTCTCGTTGCGGCCGATGCGGCGTGCCATCGGAATCGTGCCGTCCGGGTGGCCGATCGAGCCTTCGTACTGCGAGTCGGGCGAaacgcggcgcgaggagcgcgccgagcggaaCTGTGAGGGGAAGCGGGAGAGAACAGAGCGGCGGTGACTGACCCACGAGTTGCGCGggctg is a window of Malassezia japonica chromosome 7, complete sequence DNA encoding:
- the PRE4 gene encoding proteasome endopeptidase complex (EggNog:ENOG503NUK4; COG:O; MEROPS:MER0001711; BUSCO:EOG09263XZN), with product MYAYPGQSWSSTPAVDQVSSRSSVWDMNGAQRRPVDAFDDARQQTQYVAALLTRQPIVTGTSVLGLQYKDGVMLATDTLASYGSLARFMNIERLEKVGTNVVIGASGDMSDWQNIKHMLSKVIAEESHAGDGHSLTPPQVYAYLARTMYGRRSKMDPLWNALVLGGYDAATSKPFLGYVDLLGTTYQNSTIATGFGLHLAAPMLRKAVEGREDTLTEDEAREILKDCMRVLFYRDARSLNRFQIATATKDGVTIGEPISVPTSWDFAEKLRGYGPQTQ
- the NSP1 gene encoding FG-nucleoporin nsp1 (EggNog:ENOG503NWME; COG:Y); its protein translation is MSAFGGGGFSFGTPGQNAQGAQGGSKPFSFGQPAQSTPQPGSTGSTPAPFGGPTTTPASQPPTNLFGSKPGGFSFGGQGAKPQENTSSTPAAGAPSFAFGKPQEKPAGFALGGASSTPAAPPASTGGFSFGKPAEKPAEAPKAGGFAFGSTQPAGKPAETKPAGGFSFGGAQPAAQPAEAKPAGGFSFGGAQPAAQPAAQPAAAPKPAGGFSFGGAPPADKPAEATKPAGGFSFGGNPGADKPADASKANAGFSLGKPADKPAGGFSFGGAPADKPAEAPKPAGGFSFGNDKPADKPADKPAEAPKPAAGGFSFGAKPAEKPAEAPKPAGGGFSFGSKPAEKPAEAPKPAGGFSFGNDKPADKPAEPPKPAGGFSFGNAAKPAEAPKPAGALFGQKPDEKAAEPPKPAGALFGQKPAEKPAEAPKPAGFSLSKPDEKAAGAKPAEAAKPPAAAPSLLRGKSIEEIVKMWQSELDSSVKEFSRQAGEVAAWDRVLLKGGDEISRLMASIAQAEERQGSIDQTLDYVEQQQTELNALLDTYEAQRQDILASAGANRGVDVGVADVEREKTYTLAENLNAQLDDMSRNLVSMIDEVNQLSAPSGARTTRTTEATPGALNSLRVSARDSGAGNDDPITQISAILNAHLGSLKWIDENTASLRDRLESLRRGSTSKPSANDSFRASVGPEAVPRSSTPARLRESSAAPGSRARTLGL
- a CDS encoding uncharacterized protein (COG:E; TransMembrane:10 (o314-335i370-391o411-429i436-459o479-500i512-535o555-577i640-661o667-687i699-724o); EggNog:ENOG503NV48) — protein: MPGRNAIPVRGTGGPSRAQGRDNAVNQPWRSSLDLVWSYSRSQAYFGDNITTSPSFVERHWRGRVPEGQGDIESDATPLTSADSATEDETSADNVESSDDEDAALHARVRDRGATSLETQKYWHTLEPEGDLDHIETVRGRPGYADRNHNARAFVKRPASNRSHHSGRKAENEYDEGLSDGDVGEDSSRSRSRSPKRLGGETPKGQRLLMPYGKDRAPSRPPRDSSPYGARKRSRSQYRTQLRAAAPHLRDPYHVDERAPLLRGRTAQPAYSTSSRGASPPEEQDAEHGKSTFWQTWFNAVNVLVGVSILSMPLAFACAGWLGGTLLFLACGWLTNYSGKVLAGILAHQPHLHTYADIGSFTFGPMMRTYISFLFCFEMWMVSVALLILMGDSMTALIYGADEQGHGMANMLLKIAGTVVVLPTLFLPLKLLSPISLVGIVSILFLIVVIVTDGLYKAHAPGSLWDPSATITMPNWPKLPLAFGLMMAGFSSHPVIPSLYRDMRDPTQFNRMLDLAYLTTATMYLLVGVVGYLMFGGAVSDEVTRDLATTQGFPYLMTFAAVVLMTINPMTKFALALRPVNSMLEKCFGVLDGVALPATPSPAADDEGHQSLIQSMSGVQEMAERDMDGTIAKTRSAHPALFAGAIRVAMAATVLFTAIVVPSLERIMGFLGAFLTFNSCIFGPLLANMVLNRTEMPQWLLLRDLFILAATFVLAVMGTLSSLIPTV
- a CDS encoding uncharacterized protein (TransMembrane:1 (o6-33i)), with protein sequence MTSSTALIVGLSVGLGVGMLVVVSLGLLTGVFIRRHWRIKRQQSMDRANTKLWQADPNATYLEKTYEHPVDDEERMAHVLYNVPEASHSTEEGQTQPPAGDVSPRTMPRPLPTDDDVRFPSAPIAEQAQQPSVQWTRNSVPAALRSGAPPPQSRQASSKYKLSLNRSRSRMLSMRLGSPRNSWVSHRRSVLSRFPSQFRSARSSRRVSPDSQYEGSIGHPDGTIPMARRIGRNETRFQYDSSSYASSPRVDWDEYYPEPETTYMAEPQTADVPVPAPAVPAPAVLAPPREPEDREAFLQARIAAWQETSLNAGSPNEVEDEVPELPALKTAPLQRTATQSTVQSAYSHASGEDLVNPYMERESSLVRIPSIRPQFAAETTLESWLGPDDPRHVPASSAGHDSGLFGEVEFATAHGSSSEAHSAAPSTAAHAMPGMLSVPPVPVHVAPAEQPYAPRTPSPLGMHLVPAAPPHGTYAPSSSSRSSFPASARMSNDLPRSWKHNSNATASTEITWAEDASLVNDGSPGAALVKLERERSLRSAAADRVAQANKAWGVDAPEPARPERVLLPVQGPRTMPSGRASPGSSSASSESVATNTAETHVHLSPIDAGSPLLASPLQTMQAWFNIPSSDKADGVHHEPPAVLS